A window of Terriglobus sp. RCC_193 contains these coding sequences:
- the queC gene encoding 7-cyano-7-deazaguanine synthase QueC — MKTMSNETRQKAVVCLSGGMDSTVCAALAARDYDAYALHFSYGQRTESRELKSASGVAEALGFKQFLQLRMDLFRQIGGSALTDTSIAVPDAPEDEGQIGDAVPVTYVPFRNAHFLSAAVSWAEVIGAKTIFIGAVEQDSSGYPDCRPAYYDAFNELIRQGTAVGDIRVETPLIHLRKREIVRLGVELGAPLHVSWSCYSGEEFACGVCESCVLRLRAFQEAGSTDPIPYASRR, encoded by the coding sequence ATGAAAACCATGAGTAACGAAACGCGCCAGAAAGCAGTGGTCTGCCTCAGCGGCGGCATGGATTCCACCGTATGTGCGGCGCTGGCGGCACGCGACTACGACGCCTATGCCCTCCACTTCTCCTACGGCCAGCGGACCGAATCCCGCGAACTGAAAAGCGCCAGTGGCGTAGCGGAAGCGCTTGGGTTCAAACAGTTTCTCCAGTTGCGCATGGATCTCTTTCGCCAGATCGGCGGATCGGCGCTGACGGATACTTCCATCGCCGTCCCGGACGCGCCAGAGGACGAAGGCCAGATCGGCGACGCCGTTCCCGTCACCTACGTGCCCTTCCGCAACGCCCACTTCCTATCCGCCGCGGTGAGCTGGGCAGAGGTCATCGGAGCGAAGACCATCTTCATCGGAGCGGTGGAACAGGACAGCTCCGGGTACCCCGATTGCCGCCCGGCATATTATGACGCCTTCAACGAATTAATACGCCAAGGCACTGCTGTGGGCGATATTCGTGTGGAAACGCCGCTCATTCACCTCCGTAAACGCGAGATCGTGCGTCTGGGTGTTGAATTGGGTGCTCCGTTACATGTAAGTTGGTCGTGCTACTCAGGCGAGGAGTTTGCCTGCGGAGTGTGTGAAAGCTGCGTTCTACGGCTGAGGGCTTTTCAGGAGGCCGGCAGCACAGACCCGATTCCCTACGCATCCAGGCGTTAG
- a CDS encoding DNA polymerase domain-containing protein: protein MAKPEEEWIEVAGRSVRISNPHKHYFTSGVQLSKIDIVRYYLSVADGALNGIRNRPVVLKRFVDGAEKEPFYQKRAPSDTPDWLRTVTLSFPSGRTAEEVVVDNPAGLAWIVNLGCIELHPHAVIADDLDHPNELRIDLDPQPGVVWGDVCSVAMQVKSLLDEAGLVGWPKTSGSRGIHINVRIHPRWSFTDVRRAALALAREVERRHPMASSKWWKEERHGVFLDYNQNAKDRTTCSAYSVRPLPDARVSTPLAWDEVMHCDPAEFTVLTVPERFAKIGDPHAAMNQHAGSLDALLEMASRDEANGIGDAPWPPHFKKQWNEGKRVQPSKARKPDTKEGEDTDPAASTKKPRAAGRRKSTMPLQVVAQSPDKSAAQAGLDRWKQKHPEAAKHLAADDILVDRMRGSSYVWYRIRVNLRHVPEEIRPAQEAPDPDDDPTRAWRSEGAKE from the coding sequence ATGGCCAAGCCGGAAGAGGAGTGGATTGAAGTCGCGGGCCGCAGTGTACGCATCTCCAATCCGCACAAGCACTATTTCACGAGCGGCGTACAGCTTTCAAAGATCGATATCGTGCGCTATTACCTGAGCGTTGCAGACGGTGCGCTGAATGGAATCCGCAATCGGCCTGTTGTGCTGAAACGATTTGTGGATGGAGCGGAAAAGGAACCCTTCTATCAGAAGCGCGCGCCCTCCGATACACCGGATTGGCTGCGCACGGTTACGCTTAGTTTCCCGTCCGGTCGCACAGCGGAAGAAGTGGTGGTGGATAACCCGGCGGGGTTGGCATGGATTGTCAACCTCGGCTGCATTGAGCTGCATCCACATGCCGTGATCGCAGACGATCTGGATCATCCCAATGAGCTTCGCATCGATCTTGATCCGCAACCCGGGGTCGTATGGGGCGATGTGTGTTCCGTTGCAATGCAGGTGAAGTCGCTTTTGGATGAAGCTGGCCTGGTGGGATGGCCCAAGACCAGTGGCTCGCGCGGCATTCATATCAACGTGCGCATTCATCCGCGTTGGAGCTTTACGGATGTTCGTCGTGCTGCGCTTGCACTGGCACGCGAAGTGGAACGACGACATCCTATGGCCAGCAGCAAATGGTGGAAGGAAGAACGCCACGGCGTCTTCCTGGACTACAACCAGAATGCAAAGGACCGCACCACCTGCAGTGCGTACAGCGTGCGTCCGCTGCCTGATGCGCGTGTGAGCACACCGCTTGCATGGGATGAGGTTATGCACTGCGACCCGGCAGAGTTTACCGTGCTCACAGTGCCAGAGCGCTTCGCTAAGATTGGCGATCCCCACGCTGCGATGAATCAACATGCAGGTTCCCTGGACGCCTTGCTGGAGATGGCCTCGCGCGATGAAGCGAACGGTATTGGCGATGCCCCGTGGCCTCCGCATTTTAAGAAGCAGTGGAACGAAGGCAAACGGGTTCAGCCCTCCAAAGCAAGGAAGCCTGACACGAAAGAAGGCGAAGACACTGATCCAGCCGCGTCTACAAAGAAGCCTCGCGCCGCCGGACGACGAAAGTCGACCATGCCGTTGCAGGTGGTTGCGCAATCCCCTGATAAATCAGCAGCGCAGGCCGGGCTGGATCGTTGGAAACAAAAACATCCGGAGGCCGCAAAACATCTGGCAGCAGATGACATTCTTGTGGACCGCATGCGTGGTTCATCTTATGTCTGGTACCGCATTCGGGTGAATCTGCGGCATGTTCCAGAGGAGATACGACCAGCCCAGGAAGCGCCTGATCCGGATGACGATCCAACGCGTGCTTGGCGCTCTGAGGGGGCAAAGGAATGA
- a CDS encoding ATP-dependent DNA ligase: MSLLAQAPILPMLAKRVETIPEDTQHWSFEPKWDGFRTLIFRDGDDFLIQSRDGKPLDRYFPELRAPLLQHLPQRCILDGEIVIATRHGLDFDLLSLRIHPAASRVKMLAQQTPASVVFFDLLQNDDLDLRDVPFRERRSALERVLAHANPPIHLTPATQDRSVAQDWFTRFEGAGLDGVMAKPLEGPYTPDKRTMLKVKHERDCDCVVAGFRWHKNGEDAAVGSLLLGLYDDAGALQHVGVCASFTAAKRKELTEFLAPYRKDALTHHPWKNWADAAAQAGGRMPGGQSRWSGGKDLSWVPLRPELVVEVAYEHMQGDRFRHLAHFRRWRPDKEPKDCTYAQLEVVPAAELMQIFPERK, encoded by the coding sequence ATGAGCCTGCTTGCACAAGCGCCAATCCTGCCCATGCTGGCAAAGCGTGTGGAAACTATTCCTGAGGATACTCAGCACTGGAGTTTTGAACCGAAGTGGGATGGATTTCGTACGCTGATTTTTCGCGATGGCGACGATTTTCTGATTCAGAGCCGCGATGGCAAACCGCTGGATCGCTATTTCCCTGAGCTTCGAGCGCCGCTATTACAGCATTTGCCGCAACGATGCATTCTGGATGGCGAAATCGTAATCGCTACCAGGCACGGCCTGGACTTCGATCTGTTATCTCTGCGCATTCACCCGGCAGCATCGCGGGTGAAGATGCTCGCCCAGCAGACACCTGCCTCTGTCGTATTTTTTGACCTGCTGCAGAATGACGATCTGGATCTTCGCGATGTTCCGTTTCGTGAGCGGCGCAGCGCGCTGGAACGGGTGCTTGCGCATGCAAATCCGCCGATCCACCTGACGCCTGCAACACAGGATCGATCCGTGGCACAAGACTGGTTCACACGCTTTGAGGGAGCCGGCCTTGACGGCGTAATGGCAAAACCATTGGAAGGCCCGTATACGCCGGACAAGCGCACCATGTTGAAGGTGAAGCATGAGCGCGATTGCGATTGCGTCGTGGCGGGTTTTCGATGGCACAAGAATGGAGAGGATGCAGCCGTTGGGTCTCTCCTGCTGGGACTGTATGACGATGCAGGTGCACTGCAACACGTGGGTGTGTGTGCAAGTTTCACTGCGGCAAAACGCAAAGAGTTAACAGAATTTCTCGCGCCGTATCGCAAAGATGCGTTAACTCATCATCCGTGGAAGAACTGGGCTGATGCCGCAGCACAAGCAGGCGGTCGCATGCCCGGTGGCCAATCGCGATGGAGCGGCGGCAAGGATCTGTCGTGGGTACCACTGCGTCCAGAACTGGTTGTCGAAGTCGCATATGAACACATGCAGGGCGATCGCTTTCGCCATCTGGCCCACTTTCGCAGGTGGCGACCTGACAAGGAACCAAAGGACTGCACCTATGCACAACTGGAAGTCGTGCCGGCGGCAGAGTTGATGCAAATCTTTCCCGAACGCAAGTGA
- a CDS encoding glycoside hydrolase family 125 protein, producing MVSHVDRRSFVRNSATLAAGAALFAKTNLLAQYTKRDLTQRPAESERLFRSQTVEDAIASISRDIADPQLRTIFANCLPNTLDTTVFPGTRDGKPDTFVITGDIDALWLRDSSAQMHPYLPFAKSDAKLATVIEGLIHRHAMCILLDSYANAFRRNPTDKPLDWAVQDATDHKPGVGERKWEVDSLCYPIRLAHGYWKTTGSTAAFDSEWVAAMQLVIKTFHEQQRLKDRGPYHFQRRAENPTDSVILSGYGAPTKPNGMLHSIFRPSDDACTYPLFVPANLFAVAALNMLTEIAKALSNAQLANDASSLATEVAGATKTYGQLKHTRFGEMYAYEVDGFGNVNWMDDANAPGLLSIAYLTGIPLKQPVYRNTRAFSLSDSNPYFFKGSAAEGVGGPHVGMDYIWPMSITMRALTSTDDAEILSCLKMLRNTTAGTNFMHEAFHKDDPTKFTRPWFAWANTLFGELILKIHTERPALLRQTIA from the coding sequence ATGGTTTCGCATGTGGATCGCCGTAGCTTTGTCCGTAACTCCGCCACGCTTGCCGCAGGAGCAGCACTCTTTGCAAAGACAAACCTTCTTGCGCAGTACACGAAGCGCGATCTGACACAGCGCCCCGCGGAGAGTGAGCGGCTGTTTCGTTCGCAGACCGTAGAAGATGCCATTGCATCTATCAGCCGTGACATTGCCGATCCGCAGTTGCGCACCATCTTCGCGAACTGCCTGCCGAACACGCTGGACACCACGGTGTTTCCGGGAACGCGCGATGGCAAGCCGGATACCTTCGTCATCACAGGCGACATTGACGCACTGTGGCTGCGTGATTCGTCCGCGCAGATGCATCCTTACCTGCCGTTTGCAAAGAGCGATGCGAAACTGGCCACGGTGATTGAAGGGCTGATTCATCGTCATGCGATGTGCATTCTGCTGGATTCGTATGCCAATGCGTTTCGTCGCAACCCCACAGACAAACCGCTGGACTGGGCTGTGCAGGACGCCACGGATCACAAGCCCGGCGTGGGTGAGCGCAAGTGGGAAGTGGATTCACTCTGCTATCCCATCCGCCTTGCGCATGGCTACTGGAAGACGACGGGCAGCACAGCCGCATTCGATAGCGAATGGGTTGCCGCGATGCAACTCGTAATAAAGACCTTCCATGAACAGCAACGCCTGAAGGATCGCGGGCCGTATCACTTTCAACGTCGCGCAGAGAATCCTACAGACTCTGTGATTCTGAGTGGTTATGGCGCGCCGACGAAGCCGAATGGGATGCTGCACTCCATCTTCCGGCCATCGGATGATGCATGCACGTATCCGCTGTTTGTTCCGGCAAACCTGTTTGCTGTGGCTGCGCTGAACATGCTGACAGAGATTGCAAAGGCGCTGAGCAATGCACAGCTTGCAAACGATGCTTCCTCGCTGGCGACAGAAGTTGCAGGCGCAACGAAGACGTATGGGCAGTTGAAACATACTCGCTTTGGTGAGATGTATGCCTACGAGGTGGACGGCTTTGGCAATGTGAACTGGATGGATGATGCAAATGCGCCGGGCCTGTTGAGCATTGCCTACCTGACTGGCATACCGTTGAAGCAGCCGGTGTATCGCAACACACGCGCCTTTTCGCTGAGCGATAGCAATCCTTACTTCTTCAAGGGATCGGCAGCGGAAGGTGTTGGCGGACCGCATGTTGGCATGGACTACATCTGGCCCATGAGCATCACCATGCGCGCATTGACGAGCACCGACGACGCGGAAATCCTTTCCTGCCTGAAGATGCTGCGCAACACCACCGCCGGTACCAACTTCATGCACGAGGCATTTCACAAGGACGATCCCACGAAGTTCACGCGACCGTGGTTTGCATGGGCAAACACACTGTTTGGTGAACTGATTTTGAAGATTCACACAGAACGGCCTGCGCTTTTGCGGCAGACGATAGCCTGA
- a CDS encoding epimerase, giving the protein MRGIAFRMRVIVLGGSGMVGQGVLRECLLDTGVSEVLSVGRRALDASVDSAVDRRSPKLRELVCPEEFASLDFTSVADALTGCDACFFPLGVSSVGMKEAEYTRITRDLTLAVARVLAERNSSMVFVYVSGEGTDANSKTMWSRVKGGVENALMAMPFRAAYAFRPGLILAKHGIRSKVAIYNFFYRALFPLVWVLGKFPKLATDTETVGRAMLRVAKETPQQRVWNTAAINSLGR; this is encoded by the coding sequence TTGCGCGGCATCGCATTTCGTATGCGAGTGATTGTGCTTGGCGGCAGCGGCATGGTGGGGCAGGGCGTGTTGCGCGAATGCCTTCTGGATACGGGTGTTTCTGAAGTGCTGTCGGTGGGGCGGCGTGCGCTGGATGCATCGGTGGATAGCGCCGTGGATCGCAGGAGCCCGAAGCTGCGCGAGCTGGTTTGTCCGGAGGAGTTTGCTTCGCTTGATTTCACTTCGGTGGCCGATGCGCTTACGGGTTGCGATGCGTGCTTCTTTCCGCTGGGCGTTTCTTCCGTGGGCATGAAGGAGGCGGAGTACACGCGGATTACTCGCGACCTGACGCTGGCGGTGGCGCGTGTGCTGGCGGAACGGAATTCTTCGATGGTGTTCGTGTATGTTTCCGGCGAAGGCACGGACGCGAACAGCAAGACGATGTGGTCGCGTGTGAAGGGCGGCGTGGAGAATGCGCTGATGGCAATGCCGTTTCGTGCGGCGTATGCGTTTCGTCCGGGGTTGATTCTTGCGAAGCATGGCATTCGATCGAAGGTGGCGATTTACAACTTCTTTTATCGCGCGCTGTTTCCGTTGGTTTGGGTATTAGGTAAGTTTCCTAAGTTGGCGACGGATACGGAGACGGTGGGGCGTGCGATGTTGCGTGTGGCAAAGGAAACGCCGCAGCAACGGGTTTGGAATACTGCGGCGATTAATTCTCTTGGTCGTTGA
- a CDS encoding carboxylesterase/lipase family protein: MKIPQIQQYSYWRRLPRRSIIAPMRWLTCSSTRKIAAAALALSLSPGLFAQKAVTTDSGALIGKTDGNVRSFLGIPYAAPPLGSLRWKAPEPVKRSTAPLAADKIGPACMQKLSRSHLPWTEAFMVQNDISEDCLTLNVWTAGSLSGHRPVLVYLHGGGFVEGSGGVASYDGTQLSKSGLIVVTVNFRLGIFGYFASSALRADSGHDSAGNYALADQIAALDWVKKNIAAFGGDPQRITVAGQSAGAESVAELLASPKAKGLFQRAILNSDPLLWPATTVASLDEAAKLGDAFTAKYGGTLDALRAVPAETLLNAPDAPPKRPVVDGYWLTEQPGDDLVHPVGSDVPVMLGWVKDEGFPTQKLSAEAFRADVVKKYGDNAERFLKLYPAQDDEQAATSQIQAGRDRNIAISTLYADAYQRRRQSSVYLYWFARTPPWKAHPEFGAHHTAEVPYFFETLDQVKDRDYEDADYVVSKIAGGEWLKFAATGKPSSTWVSAQHGGGPFYVIDVTPKTQSQLDAARAAFWKATLLKH; the protein is encoded by the coding sequence ATGAAGATTCCCCAAATTCAGCAATATAGCTATTGGCGCAGACTTCCACGCCGTTCTATCATCGCGCCTATGCGTTGGCTAACCTGCAGTTCAACTCGGAAGATTGCGGCCGCGGCCCTCGCTCTCTCACTCAGTCCCGGCCTCTTCGCGCAGAAAGCCGTCACCACAGACAGCGGTGCCCTCATCGGCAAAACCGATGGCAACGTGCGTAGTTTCCTCGGCATTCCCTATGCCGCGCCGCCGCTCGGCTCTCTGCGATGGAAGGCTCCGGAACCGGTCAAGCGCAGCACCGCACCACTGGCCGCAGACAAGATCGGCCCGGCCTGTATGCAGAAACTCTCGCGCAGCCATCTGCCCTGGACCGAAGCCTTCATGGTGCAGAACGACATCAGCGAAGACTGCCTCACGCTCAACGTGTGGACCGCCGGTTCACTCAGCGGACATCGCCCCGTGCTCGTCTATCTGCACGGTGGCGGCTTCGTCGAGGGCAGCGGGGGCGTCGCCAGCTATGACGGCACACAACTCTCGAAGAGCGGCCTCATCGTCGTCACGGTGAACTTCCGCCTCGGCATCTTCGGCTACTTCGCCAGTTCTGCCCTGCGCGCGGACAGCGGCCACGACAGTGCAGGCAACTACGCTCTCGCCGACCAGATCGCCGCGCTTGACTGGGTGAAGAAAAACATCGCAGCCTTCGGTGGCGACCCGCAGCGCATCACCGTCGCAGGCCAAAGCGCAGGCGCAGAATCCGTTGCAGAACTACTCGCATCGCCCAAGGCAAAAGGCCTGTTCCAACGCGCCATCCTCAACAGCGATCCGCTGCTGTGGCCCGCCACAACGGTTGCCTCGCTCGACGAAGCGGCGAAGCTCGGCGACGCCTTCACCGCCAAGTACGGCGGCACACTGGATGCTCTCCGCGCAGTTCCTGCCGAAACTCTGCTCAACGCACCGGACGCACCACCGAAACGCCCTGTTGTGGATGGCTACTGGCTCACCGAACAGCCCGGTGACGATCTCGTACACCCTGTTGGCAGTGACGTTCCTGTCATGCTCGGCTGGGTCAAAGACGAAGGCTTCCCCACACAGAAGCTCTCCGCAGAAGCCTTCCGCGCCGACGTCGTAAAGAAGTATGGCGACAACGCCGAACGCTTCCTGAAGCTCTATCCCGCACAGGATGACGAGCAGGCAGCAACCAGCCAGATCCAGGCAGGCCGCGACCGCAACATCGCCATCTCCACCCTCTATGCCGACGCCTACCAGCGCCGCCGCCAATCCTCCGTCTACCTCTACTGGTTCGCGCGAACGCCACCGTGGAAGGCGCACCCCGAGTTCGGCGCACACCACACCGCGGAAGTGCCCTACTTCTTCGAAACACTCGATCAGGTAAAAGACCGCGACTACGAAGACGCCGACTACGTCGTGAGCAAAATCGCAGGCGGCGAGTGGCTCAAGTTCGCCGCCACCGGCAAACCCTCGTCCACATGGGTCTCAGCGCAACACGGCGGCGGCCCCTTCTACGTCATCGACGTCACACCCAAAACCCAATCGCAACTCGACGCAGCCCGCGCAGCCTTCTGGAAAGCCACTCTGCTGAAGCACTAA
- a CDS encoding NTP transferase domain-containing protein: MSRRVAALVLAAGASERLGQPKQLVQYQGERLMDRAIRMAHEAGASPVFVVLGAGYEDLLEGLQSNPFQPRILINKAWKHGMSTSIALGAAAAERVDADDLLVLTCDQVTVTAEHLRRLMEASHREHVVASHYYERRGIPALFPEFSFHALQELTGDTGARELLQDDAVLTVPLQGGEFDVDTPADLERLRAMETKDEYASCVTPPTQ, from the coding sequence ATGAGCCGGAGAGTTGCAGCGCTGGTGCTGGCAGCAGGCGCGTCAGAACGGTTAGGACAGCCGAAACAACTGGTGCAGTATCAGGGCGAGCGACTGATGGATCGCGCGATTCGGATGGCGCATGAAGCCGGCGCTTCACCTGTCTTCGTTGTGCTGGGCGCGGGCTACGAGGATCTTCTGGAAGGTTTGCAGAGCAACCCCTTCCAGCCACGCATTCTAATTAACAAGGCGTGGAAGCACGGTATGTCCACTTCCATTGCGCTGGGCGCCGCTGCAGCGGAACGCGTGGATGCGGACGATCTGCTGGTGCTGACCTGCGACCAGGTGACGGTCACCGCAGAACATCTTCGACGACTGATGGAAGCTTCCCATCGTGAACACGTGGTGGCATCGCATTATTACGAACGCCGCGGTATTCCTGCTCTCTTTCCTGAATTCAGCTTTCACGCGCTGCAGGAATTAACGGGCGATACGGGTGCGCGCGAGTTATTGCAGGACGATGCCGTATTAACCGTGCCATTGCAGGGTGGGGAATTCGACGTGGATACACCTGCGGATCTTGAACGTCTGCGAGCGATGGAAACAAAAGACGAATACGCATCTTGCGTAACACCACCCACACAGTGA
- a CDS encoding HD domain-containing protein, which translates to MHTRERAWELLNEWTTSPSLIKHALAVETCTRSYGEREAERLGLNDASAAEFVAKYSIAALLHDFDYDRHPSLDEHPFVGNRVLTEQGWPEEIRHAILAHASYTGAARESHLDRALFACDELAGFLTACALVKPTKSIHDVEVAGVKKKMKDKAFARGVNREDITEGAELLGIPMEEHIENCLRAMQANAAELALEGVTASNQA; encoded by the coding sequence ATGCATACACGGGAACGCGCCTGGGAATTGCTGAATGAATGGACGACCTCACCCAGCCTGATCAAACATGCTCTGGCAGTGGAAACCTGCACACGCAGCTATGGAGAACGTGAGGCAGAACGGCTGGGTCTGAACGATGCATCTGCTGCAGAATTTGTCGCGAAATACAGCATCGCTGCACTCTTGCATGACTTCGATTACGACCGGCATCCATCCTTGGATGAACATCCTTTCGTTGGCAATCGAGTATTGACCGAACAGGGATGGCCGGAGGAGATTCGCCATGCCATTCTGGCGCACGCTTCCTACACCGGTGCGGCACGCGAAAGCCACCTGGATCGGGCACTGTTTGCGTGCGATGAACTCGCCGGATTTCTTACCGCCTGTGCGCTGGTGAAACCCACAAAGAGCATCCACGATGTGGAAGTGGCTGGCGTGAAGAAGAAGATGAAGGACAAGGCTTTTGCGCGTGGCGTAAATCGTGAGGACATCACGGAAGGCGCGGAATTGCTGGGCATTCCCATGGAAGAACATATTGAAAACTGTCTGCGCGCCATGCAGGCGAATGCCGCCGAGCTTGCCCTGGAAGGTGTAACTGCATCCAACCAGGCATGA
- a CDS encoding putative signal transducing protein, protein MAEKNEEFVTVASYSEVGEASVAQSVLDGAGIDSFLSGEEANILLPVSGARLQVRAEDVEAARELLNSVPLFVEDGVAVGETAKGASLADNGDEL, encoded by the coding sequence ATGGCTGAGAAGAACGAAGAATTTGTCACCGTGGCAAGCTACTCCGAAGTGGGCGAGGCGTCCGTCGCACAAAGCGTACTCGACGGAGCCGGCATCGACTCCTTCCTCAGCGGCGAAGAAGCGAACATCCTGCTCCCCGTAAGCGGTGCCCGCCTCCAGGTACGCGCGGAAGACGTCGAAGCGGCACGCGAACTTCTGAACAGCGTCCCACTCTTCGTAGAAGACGGGGTAGCCGTAGGCGAAACCGCAAAAGGCGCCTCCCTCGCCGACAACGGCGACGAACTCTAA
- a CDS encoding tetratricopeptide repeat protein has product MKSRILSVAAMLAVLSPASLAFAQQPQDQPGSIHGHVQNAAGTAQGVGDIKLTTDRSSTDDKTRKYEYSFPVDANGDFKGADIKPGKYVMFYIVKGATVDYINDVEIKPGQDTAQNDDMTREEFLKAMTPEQKKQLEEFKKQNAAAVAANKTVANLNGLLTGAREDEKAGKYDDAIAKMTQATQQKPDEAILWLELGNAQLGAKKFDDAATSLQKAADTNAASKKPNPSISGSAYNNLGQALVGAKKPNDALAAYDKAAAAEPAKAGVYYYNEAAVLYNSGNHEQSAQAADKAIAADPTKAESYYIKGQSLIDKATLDPKTQKMSAPDGCLEAYLKYLELAPSGPHAADVQGIVSAFDQKQVSDFKANKGKKK; this is encoded by the coding sequence ATGAAGTCTCGCATTCTTTCCGTAGCCGCGATGTTGGCGGTTCTTTCGCCGGCAAGCCTGGCGTTCGCGCAACAGCCCCAGGACCAGCCCGGCAGTATCCACGGCCACGTGCAGAACGCCGCAGGCACTGCGCAGGGCGTCGGCGATATCAAGCTGACCACCGACCGCAGCAGCACCGACGATAAGACCCGCAAGTACGAGTACAGCTTCCCGGTCGACGCCAACGGCGACTTCAAGGGCGCGGACATCAAGCCCGGCAAGTATGTCATGTTCTACATCGTGAAAGGCGCCACGGTGGACTACATCAACGACGTGGAGATCAAGCCCGGCCAGGACACCGCGCAGAACGACGACATGACCCGCGAAGAGTTCCTGAAGGCCATGACGCCGGAGCAGAAGAAGCAGCTTGAGGAGTTCAAGAAGCAGAACGCTGCGGCCGTGGCCGCGAACAAGACGGTGGCGAACCTGAACGGTCTGCTGACCGGTGCTCGTGAAGACGAGAAGGCGGGCAAGTATGACGACGCCATCGCCAAGATGACCCAGGCCACACAGCAGAAGCCGGACGAAGCCATCCTGTGGCTGGAGCTGGGGAATGCGCAGCTTGGCGCCAAGAAGTTCGACGATGCGGCCACCAGCCTGCAGAAGGCAGCCGACACGAACGCCGCCTCCAAGAAGCCGAATCCGTCCATCTCCGGTAGCGCATACAACAATCTGGGTCAGGCGCTGGTTGGCGCCAAGAAGCCGAACGATGCGCTGGCCGCCTATGACAAGGCTGCCGCCGCCGAACCCGCAAAGGCTGGTGTGTACTACTACAACGAAGCCGCCGTCCTTTACAACAGCGGTAACCACGAGCAGTCTGCTCAGGCTGCGGACAAGGCAATCGCTGCTGACCCGACCAAGGCCGAGTCGTACTACATCAAGGGACAGAGCCTGATCGACAAGGCGACACTGGACCCGAAGACGCAGAAGATGTCTGCCCCGGATGGCTGCCTGGAAGCCTACCTGAAGTACCTGGAACTGGCTCCCAGCGGCCCCCACGCCGCCGATGTGCAGGGCATTGTCTCCGCCTTCGATCAGAAGCAGGTCTCGGACTTCAAGGCCAACAAGGGCAAGAAAAAGTAA
- a CDS encoding XdhC family protein, with protein sequence MSLKERRDIAHLYGHTPRGVLFTLVEMRGSSSHAAGARFYAAADGRSAGSVSSGWIETELLQRAELLAGADAQMQIVCTAPDVEAHLLIEFSDTPEAAALMETFEATLRGESRSVVTVLPKAGTALLRFVMDAQGDVLFASDLLETEEIVPMRRTARSSAHGALHMLAQGRIFVEHIEPTVSEQDTMNNTLHTEAR encoded by the coding sequence ATGAGTCTGAAAGAGCGCCGCGACATTGCCCATCTGTATGGACACACACCGCGTGGCGTTCTCTTCACGCTGGTGGAGATGCGCGGCAGTTCGTCTCACGCTGCGGGAGCGCGCTTTTACGCCGCAGCGGATGGCCGCAGCGCGGGCTCAGTTTCCAGTGGCTGGATAGAAACAGAACTACTTCAACGTGCTGAGCTGCTTGCAGGTGCAGATGCGCAGATGCAGATTGTTTGCACAGCCCCTGATGTCGAGGCACATCTACTGATAGAGTTTTCCGACACGCCCGAGGCTGCCGCTTTAATGGAAACCTTTGAGGCGACACTGCGGGGTGAGTCGCGCTCCGTGGTTACAGTGCTACCCAAAGCAGGCACCGCTCTGTTGCGATTTGTTATGGATGCACAAGGAGATGTTCTGTTTGCCAGTGATCTGCTGGAAACGGAAGAGATCGTACCCATGCGGCGTACGGCGCGGAGTTCTGCTCATGGCGCGCTGCACATGCTCGCACAGGGACGCATATTTGTGGAACACATAGAACCAACGGTTTCGGAACAGGACACGATGAACAACACACTGCATACGGAGGCCCGATGA